The DNA segment TTTTGGATTAATGACCTGTTTCGCGCTGTTTGAACATTGTACATCATTCTCCTGTGGTGCATACTCGCCCGAAGCAACACGCTGCTGGTGGCCGCCGCTTTTTTCAGCAACAGTACCAATTAAGTCTTCAGCAGTAGTATGCTTTTCTGCTATGGACTCTTCCTTCAAATCAACCTTGCGCTTGGCACGGGTGTTCCTTGTGACAGAGACCTCTTTAGTTGGGGATGCCTCCCTTTGCAGATGCTTGTCAAATGTCACATCCTTCCTTTGAGTAGTACTGGCCATTACCAGGCTACTGCCAGTAACATCTTGCAGTGGTACACCTTCTTCCTCATCATCCCCTTCCTCACAAGCAACTGCACCTGCTTGCTCTGtacttgcctttttgcttttgttgttagAAGTAGGTGTAGCATCCCCtgcagctaaaaaaaaagttttcgcagATGCATGATACATGCTTGCTAGTAGCCAACcattcttttttcttaacaaaatAACTTGTTGTCTAAAGATATCAAGCAGCTCATCTTAGATGCAACAAGCAGTGACAAAAAGGACCAAGAGCTTGGTCCTTCATCAGCAATTACAAGCAAGTGCACAAGGTGTGTGTAACCTATAAAGTTGCCTTACACACCAAATAACAATGTTTTAAATTCTTTATAAACTCTGCCAGAAACAAACATTGACTGCACAGAAATCATTActtctaaaaaaatattttgcatctACCCAATCCCTTCAGAGGCTGTACCCTGAATTGAACTGGTGCTTAATTGGCAGTCATGACATGAGAGACCATTAGCAATGTGGCGATACACTCTGCACATAGTTCCGTGCAGCGTCCGCCTTGTTATTATCTGGCCCAGTGTAACACGGCCACATGCTGAGTCACCTGAGGCATGCATCACtgacggtggctacaaaaacaggctgcccggctgggaagagcgccTTTCTTCCTTCTGTTACCGAGACGTGCGTAACATTGGTATGCTCGTCCACTGCCATCGCTAATCGAATACAGTTGTTACATTCtaatgttgggattcgtccttcagcagaaaaGACATCCCCCAGCAATAGAAATTAGAGATGGGCAAAAcagctcacttcagtgagcggctcagaacggctccgctcactgaagtgagccggatcatttgaacggctcgcccgctcacttgggtcgcttaggaaagagccgggtcttttgagcaactcctttaaagaacgagtgagccgtggttctttcctttccactccctctctccacaagtgcggcacagggaccatcactttttttttcttttccttccgcattctaccggctccttcaagcgcgtctctagctctttatttttttctctcccttgctACCCCGCCTCATTCTCTCACTCTAACCCCCTCTCCCCCGTGacgtggctaccttcattggttatcgaaacttaGGACGGGCCTCGAAATACAGCCgctctaacttctttgtttataaaacttacaaaaacgcaagcaaatgcattacaaatcacaagtcggtattgcctagtttagctagaggctccgtgcagtggcttgtaattctgcaaatatacctaggctttaacacgtgggtcgataagtaaggtcttgtagtgtatgttctctgtgtgagaattacctttttttagttacagttagttcggccgtctgtgtgagatctgcttctgtaactcagtttgcctttgtacatttatgtacctttatgtagatatatttcctctcttcatcatctgcattcgacaatcgtccccatcttcaaacactgcctggagaggccttgttcctctcttaagaaaaggaagagaccatgcctgaatttactacacggctattttactgatgcatatatcgttttgttttcatgaaagccaaataactagcaggttacactgtaacctctgctataaagtttagttatttggctttaagaaaaacgatatgtgcattagtagaataaccgtgttataggtatttttactaataccttcgaaatgttgcaccagctcacgatgcacgatcggtgggagtcgtgagacatcgctcgaacaacagctgtcaacgaacggcgccatcctttgccaatgatttgccagaagacacattctgagcgaaacagcgctcgcagacaacggacgacaacaaggaagacacaacaccgcaggacaacacaaagcgaggacaagctctgcgagcgctcttttgctcggaatgtatctcaaccaactcgcctAGAAATACGCTCTCTgcaagaagacccggctctgattgaatggttcttcgaacggctcactgaacgagagagaagcggatctccaaaagagccgaatggctcactgaacgagagaagcgcctctccaaaagagccacacggctcactgcacgagagaagcagttcaccaaaagagcgactctccaaaagagccaaacggctcactaaGCCacagacccggctcttcaaaagatccggatctccaaaggagccaaacggctcactgatccaaagacccggctcttcaaaagatctggatcttttgaagagccgggtcttcggctcagtgagccgattggctcctttggagatccggatctctcgttcagcgagcgggcgacccattcactcaaccagctttctcgcactgctaatagatggcgcgcaaatcgcacccagcagctctgacggacggttcgacatggctaactgaacgacaaaccagctttctcgcactgctaacagatggcgcgcaaatcgcacccggcagaagacccagcgacccagctctgacggaacagacagtttgccgttcggcacggatcactacgcGGGACTACGGTCCTAGggatcagtgagccggatctccaaaagaaccgccgctcacttttactgagccacggctcacccgctcttttaaaagagcggctcagaagatccggctcactcctgagcgacTCATCTCTAATAGAAATCACTACTGTACTGCCACAAAATCTTTGTTCAAACAATAATTGTGTGCTGCATAACCACAATATCCAACAACAATTATATGGCAGACTAAACGGCCTTAAAATGCATAGTGAAAACTGTCCGCCATATCATGCTAGTGTAAAATCACTGAAGAGCGCTCCTCTCCCAAAAATTTAAGACGCTGAAATACTTTCGCAAGAATATCCAGGTGCTCAACACTCCATCAAATGAACACTTTCTGCACACACCCAACATATGAATTTTCCACCAGTCCCGGCTTCATGGGAAACCTGCAACCTTAGACTAAAGTGACCTGAAGCACCCAAACACCCAGGATCCATTCTCCTCCACTCACTTGACTGCTACAATTCTACTAGCCCTTTCAGACCTACCACATTATCAACGGCAGAGGGCAGAGCTCCTGCTGTCTACACTGGCAGTTATAAAAGCTGTGAGAGGGGCAGCTAACAAACCTGACTCTAACAGTTCAACATCCATTACTAATCAATGTCATTATTGCATGCTATGGTAATGATAGCATAAAATGAAATAACTGAGGTAGTaatggtttatggagtttaacgtcccaaagcgactcaggccgtgagggacgccgcagtgaacggctctggaaatttcgaccacctggggttctttaatgtgcacagacattACAGAGtaaacaggcctctagaattttattTCCATTAAACTTTTGCATGCTGTCTGTATAAAGCAGTAGGTATAATTCTGCACAGTCAAGTAAAGTACCTTACCTTTTGGCTGATGAGAAGCAGCAGCAACTTTAGAACTATTTTCTTTCTTCTGCTTTTCCCCGTAGTCAAAGCGGAACTTCCGATAACTAATTTGAACAATGTCCCCATGGCTGAGGACAGAATAATCGTGTACATCTTTCCCATTAAGCTTCAGGTCAGCAGTGCCAAAGCAATTTATAATAAGTGCCTGCATGAAAATCTTAGAATTAGCTCCCGTACAAAGCACACCATACATCAATGTAGAGTACCAGCAATATAACTTAAAGGTTTGCTAATGCAGCAAAGGTCAGTGCACAGCACCTTAGTGGTACCAACTGCCATCTTCTAgtattttcaattcaattttcaatttaattcaatttattttcaccAAAATAATGTATACATGGCGAAAAAGGAGGTAGGAGAAAAAGCTGCACAATggcagcttgacaaagctccaACCATCCTGGGAACAATGACAGCACTGTAACAGTTCAATATTTTGTTCATTTtacaagggaaaaaaaagaaatcacagtGAAAAAGAAAGTATGAAGAGTAGTCTCTAACTACACTAATGGTCATTAACAAACAACGGCATTGTGTCAGCTTTGTTAAGTGCCAAAATGTCTATATCTTGCTTCGCGAAGTCACTGAGTGTGTGGGGAAGCGTGTATTCAATGCATTGGCAGCCATAACTTGTGTGCGTGACAGGACCTTTCCAGGGCAGTTTATGGCAGTGAGGGTATACGTATTCTTGTTTGCGGTGATTAGCGAGTGAGAGCAGTGTATCTAACTTGCCCTGTATCGCTCTAGTGTAAATTTTTATTAGtttgtacagtaaaacctcgttgatacgttttatttttaactgcgggaaaagacgtattatccgggaaaacgtatgatccaaaccgcctgattttgagaaatgtaactgttgaacggggtaaaaagacatttattgacaacttcactttataaaaatgtcgattggcatttctcAGCataagagctgaacagatcctattccagtgttcgctgaattcagtccgcgttcgcgctgtctttagcgcggaaggaaattcgtaacgcgTACGGTCCGTCGACGGCAGtaacgaaagtaaccaaaatctcttcctcGTCATTTTTCGGATGCCTCGCCCCTTTACTTTCAAGTATTGTGGAaaagctaccgcggcggctgattgtcgccgtgtttctgctttttaagcCGCGTTTCCCAGACCCGGCCCGTTCGTATATATGCGCATCGCTGTAGCTCGtagaagcttcgcctcctttcccttatgTACCGCGAAGAAACTTCATACCGCGTCACCGCAGAAACGGCCGTCGAGAATGCTAGCGCGCcgtttttatattttgtccttaaTAATGCTGCTTCACCTCGTGGCACAAAGGTACTGCAGACAAGCCACCACAAcgggtgactgccgcaaaaacCATGTTGcgtgccctctcgttcggcccacttgtatgtttgcagatgtgcggttggtcaataaacgtattatacgaccgcagtttgtcgaaattttaaatgtagtagccgggaaattgtgttttccgggaacgtattaaccgggaaaaaatacagtgtaactctatggggctttttttaatgtccgcgatgttgagcgtacgaaccgggaaatcgtatgaaccggGACCGTATCAATGAGATTTTACTGTACTTGTATATGTTATCGGCTTTCACTATTTTGCATTTGTAGAACAGAGGTTTAGTATGCGGGTTGAATGGAACATTTTCTTTTGCCTTAACAGCTTTTCTTTACTAGAAAGATCAGCTTCTTTAAATTTTGTGCACTGGTGTTTCCCCACACCAGTATGCAGTAGCTGAGCACGGAATGGAGCAAGGATGTATATAAAAGCTGTTTAATTTTGGCAGGAAATAAATAGCAATTTCTGCTGAGAATGCAAACTACCTCTCGCGCCTTTGCGCAAAGATGATCGACATGGTCGCTCCAAAGCATGTGTTCAGAGAAAACAACTCTAAGCGTTTTCAAAGATGTCTCTCTATTAATTTTATATGGACCAATGATAATGCTTTCTGGCATTTCTGCACATTTACCGGGTGCATGGAacaaaacattttgtttttgattCATTTATTAAGAGGGTGTTATTCTCAGACCACTCCAGCAACCGAAAACAAACTGAACTTGCGAGTGGTAGAATATCGATTAGATTTTTTCCActaaaaaaaattgttacaaTCATCAGCGTAGATTACATCAGACAGACCCCACATTCCCCCAATACTCAGCAAGTCACACAATACAAGCTGTTAATTGCAGGGCTTAATGCCCTGAAGTGACAAATGTGTCGAGGGACACCATAGtgcagggctctggattaatttagaccacctgggattttgtAACAAACGCTGACCTCACACACAGTGCCTTATGCATTTTccctccatctctctctctctctctcttccataCAAACACTGCCACCACGgcagggattgaacccacgtccttgggctcagcagctgagcgccttaACTGCTCAGTGATTGCACACTGTCGTCACACAGCACAGGGAGCAAGAAATGGATATCATTTGCTATTTTGAAGCTCCAGGTGAGCAGGTCTGACAAGCATCAACAAACACCTCATCTGAGGCAGTTCGTTGCATGGTAGTATCCTGTCTGCTATTGATAATGCATACAATGCAAGGTATTACCAGTGCCACAGGGCCTAATGCATGGCATAGTTTTCAGCACTTCAGGTTGAAGAGTCATATTTCTCATTACACTCGTGTTTCTGATGCCCCCAGAAGCTGCATCACCAGTGTCACTTTAAATCACTTGGTATgcatttttcttcatcattctcaTGCTACCTCGGGGCTTGTGCATTACATTCTTGCACTTGTTGAAATTTTAAATGAATTTTGGTATGAATATGCTGTACTATATGCAGAATGCAGCTATACTATATTTAATGCAATTTCTAGTCACAAAAGTGCTTTGGTTTATGcaggtctaacgtcccaaagtgactctggctatgagggaagctatagtgaagggctcaggaaggTTCGAtgacttggggttctttaacgggcactgaaatcgcacagtacacgggcctccagaattttaccttcatcgaaattcgaccaccacggcagggatcaaacccgcgtcttttgggccagcagctgagAGCAATAACCACTGAGTGACTACGGCAGCAGTTGCTAAAGTGATTCAAATTCGCTACAAGCATTGCAGTCCCATCAAAATGAGACATGCTAAAGAGTACTAATTTTTAAAAAGCTTGGAAATTTTATACATAGAGCGCTTTCTTCTGCAGCATAAAAGGAACCATAGCGAGCAAAAGGAGATATTTTTAACTGCTGTCTTATGTCTATACTGATGACAAATAGGTGCACAAAAACAGCTCTATATTCAAAATGTTAGTCCACAAAGTTCTGTGGGGACAACTAAAACACCAATCAATCCTTGCCGTGTCTCCACAGAATTGAATTAAAGCAACTGTTCTTAAACAGAAACATATATTCACCTGCTCATTTTTGCCCACAAGGAAAAAGCAGCAGTGTGAACCAGATCCCGGTATGCGGATGTCACAGTCAGCAGCGCTAGAGTAACCAAGACAGAATTAGTTTCAGGGCATGCCTGTTGTGTGCACAACATGCTAATGTTCATGCCACCAGTGCAGAGACTATACTCCAGGACAACTTTCTCTGGCAAGGCAGCAAAAGCTACTGAACAGAAAATGCACTTTCTTCCTGTACAGCTGAAAATAGTCCTTGCTTGCAGTTATTAGCTCTCCCTTAAAGCATAATGTGTTGTCATTATTCATTATTAAAGGCATATTTGTAACAAATGCCAACTTTAAATGCTGAAGGTCAAGAAACTATCATCATTTCCTGCTTTTTACCgaataaaaaaattgaatggTAATTACACAACTGGTAACGTGCAAAATCCGTGTCAATACCATGCAATAATACATTATGCACAGGACGATGCAGGCCGGGGGTCCCCATCAGACTCTGCTCCAAGGACGCAAAATAACTCCAAACAAGACACATGCATTTCCCAGAAcctttgcaatgtttgttttgaGAAAATTAGCGCAGGCATGGACTTTGTGTTCAGCATCGCTGCATGATCTTGCCTCCGTGATGTCGCACCCTGTGCATGGTGCATGTCCCACTCTCCTCCTTCTGGTCACGCTTGGCTGCACGGACGCTTTTTGGCGACCACGACAACACACTTTGCCTGGGATCCTTTCCCTAACAGCTAGCTAGTGCTGTAAAACTAGCACCAAAATTTGTGATAATAATACCTGTTAAATGTTTACCGCAACTGTTGCTGCTCAGAACATTTGTTGCAAAATGCACTGAGGTGAATGAAGAGACAAGACAATAAAAGTCCTGCGTGCTTGGTTTATCGTGCTGCAATTAAAAATGTAATACAAGCTTCCCCAGTTTCTGCTCTTTCAGTATGTTCACTAGGGTTACACAGCAACTGTATCTTAACATATGCTTCCTATCAAGTGACCCTAAATACTCGTAGTAGGTACATACCAATGCAAAGCACACCTTTCCCAAAATGGCCAGTGAAACTTGAATAAGTGAGCTGATAATAGAAATTCCTGCGGCACTTCGGAGCCCCAGAAACATGACATCGATATTAAGGCAGAATGCGATCGAAATTCACTGCAGTAGTAGTATATGGGGAAACGGCACAGAAGCAACTTGGGTCATAATGTGCCAAGCACCAGAGTCATTGCACATTCATCTCGGATGCAGGTTTCACAGAGTAATTATGCCAGACTCCAAGGTAACAACTAGCAAAAgcagtatatatatttttttcgttttgatggtttggtttatgggcgtttaacgtcccaaattgatccggctatgagggacaccatagtgaagggctccggaaatttcgaccacctgggggtttttaacgggcactgacaacgtacaatacaagggcctctagaatttcgcctctgtcgaaattcgaccacctttCGAGGCTGAGCACAATGACAATGTGATCCCTTATACAACAACCACAACTGTAGAATAAATATACATACCCGCCAACCGAGACACATTCCGTTGTAAGTGGGAGCACGGAGAATCCAGTTCCATTCTTTCTGAGTGTGACAATTTTCGGATCATAATACTCCatcttaaaagagaaaaaaagaagtatGTGTGCGCTTATGGTCTAAGAAAACTTTGCATGTTAAAACTCCCCTCAACTAGTAGAAGAAGGCCCCCATATGTGCAAATTATGATAGAAGTTTGCAACAATCGTGCAACACTTTAAAGCTATGAAACTGGGCACTACACAGCAGCGAACTGTGGATGCAGCAGCAATGCAGGGCTCAAGTTCAGCACGCTAAAAGACAACACCATGCAAGTTGAAATAAGTCCCCAACACGTAAATTATCCCTTTCAGGCACCAATTAAATCTGCTGGAaggaaaattttttttgcataaatgacgATCAGTAGACTAAAGAAAAGTGCTGTgcaaaaaattatgcaaaaatattcatatttaatcATATTTTATTCCCATCCACATTTGTGGCCATGGCACCTTTAAGCTGATACATGAATGTAAACAC comes from the Amblyomma americanum isolate KBUSLIRL-KWMA chromosome 1, ASM5285725v1, whole genome shotgun sequence genome and includes:
- the LOC144112847 gene encoding uncharacterized protein LOC144112847, producing the protein MEYYDPKIVTLRKNGTGFSVLPLTTECVSVGGAADCDIRIPGSGSHCCFFLVGKNEQALIINCFGTADLKLNGKDVHDYSVLSHGDIVQISYRKFRFDYGEKQKKENSSKVAAASHQPKAAGDATPTSNNKSKKASTEQAGAVACEEGDDEEEGVPLQDVTGSSLVMASTTQRKDVTFDKHLQREASPTKEVSVTRNTRAKRKVDLKEESIAEKHTTAEDLIGTVAEKSGGHQQRVASGEYAPQENDVQCSNSAKQVINPKITGDKEVVDDAPASPNVEVATVEPASAGGKALATTMEPKRSKRKMAAVKVDVAQTANEATPRKTRGRRAEALKTALEWADDKPGASRRTAKDRSEEEPPPKRTRKMV